The proteins below are encoded in one region of Eubacterium sp. 1001713B170207_170306_E7:
- a CDS encoding ParB/RepB/Spo0J family partition protein, which translates to MSDKGNFNFDIAEFLTGPGPENGLISNRNNNKTSRDEIDISLLVPSPFHPIPLYGEEKEKEMVESIKAFGVLQPILIRESKIQIGKYEILNGRNRVHCSELAGKTTIPYILEEYSDADAQYVTLDAIIQQRGFNDLKFSERAEIVHLLVDEVKKEKLSDKIQKCLSSDDEEESGVFHGISERTRRRYLQLYKCCEEIKDEVDDKKMAMKVALNLSVLTVEDQKYVMQMSREYKKPIDEKISKILKDKMEKRELNEEVIREIFEGKKRSNRSASFNVKLPNEIKNEYFNEKKPKEIQEIIEKALKVYFASMNEYDDEEIEDLTEG; encoded by the coding sequence ATGTCAGATAAAGGTAATTTTAATTTTGATATAGCCGAATTTTTAACTGGCCCTGGCCCTGAGAATGGGCTCATATCAAATAGAAACAATAATAAAACAAGCAGAGATGAGATCGACATCTCTTTATTAGTTCCTTCGCCCTTTCATCCAATACCATTATATGGTGAAGAGAAAGAGAAAGAAATGGTAGAAAGCATCAAAGCTTTTGGTGTGCTTCAGCCAATTCTTATCAGGGAATCAAAGATTCAAATTGGTAAATATGAGATTTTAAACGGCAGAAATAGAGTACATTGTTCAGAGCTTGCTGGAAAGACGACAATCCCTTACATTCTGGAGGAATACTCAGATGCTGATGCGCAGTACGTCACTTTGGATGCCATCATTCAACAGAGGGGATTCAACGATTTAAAGTTTTCTGAACGAGCTGAAATTGTTCACTTGCTGGTTGACGAAGTAAAGAAAGAAAAACTCAGTGATAAAATACAGAAATGCTTATCATCGGATGATGAAGAAGAATCGGGTGTGTTCCATGGTATCTCAGAACGTACACGACGCCGATACTTACAGTTATACAAATGCTGTGAGGAAATTAAAGACGAAGTAGATGATAAAAAAATGGCCATGAAGGTAGCTTTAAATCTATCGGTGCTCACCGTGGAAGATCAGAAATATGTCATGCAAATGAGCCGGGAATATAAAAAACCAATTGACGAGAAAATCTCTAAAATACTCAAAGATAAAATGGAAAAGCGGGAATTAAATGAAGAGGTGATACGAGAAATCTTTGAAGGCAAGAAGCGAAGCAATCGAAGCGCCTCATTTAATGTAAAACTACCGAATGAGATTAAAAATGAATATTTTAATGAGAAAAAACCAAAAGAAATTCAAGAAATTATTGAAAAAGCATTGAAAGTATATTTTGCGAGTATGAATGAGTATGATGATGAAGAAATAGAAGATTTAACAGAGGGCTGA